One segment of Senegalia massiliensis DNA contains the following:
- a CDS encoding DUF3797 domain-containing protein, whose protein sequence is MFLKNVNLMKYAICPECHNPNIRNGEGGIIIDKTYIRYCKCGFKVTVDEEGNEIIERTNISQLDKKVNEDETLRDFIKNSQKDFYNQELSDKQINSLDEIELTELVDHLDYLWGK, encoded by the coding sequence ATGTTTTTAAAAAATGTAAATTTGATGAAGTATGCTATTTGTCCTGAATGCCATAATCCTAATATCAGAAATGGAGAAGGTGGAATAATAATAGATAAAACTTATATAAGATATTGTAAGTGTGGTTTTAAAGTAACTGTAGATGAAGAAGGTAACGAAATTATAGAAAGAACAAATATAAGTCAACTTGATAAAAAAGTTAATGAAGATGAAACATTAAGAGATTTTATAAAGAATTCACAAAAAGATTTTTATAATCAAGAGTTATCAGATAAGCAAATAAATAGTTTAGATGAAATAGAATTAACCGAGTTAGTAGATCATTTAGATTATCTATGGGGTAAATAA
- a CDS encoding DUF669 domain-containing protein — protein MAFFEVDHDDVFEGGLIDEGVYEVVVGQAYEDAAKTGTQFINLHLIVRNDIEQKFQNKYIFASIWQSKQTGEYHKGMLNSVAKALQVPNGKKFNSLEELLNEFKGRTARVTVKHEEYNDNTNARVKNWDQSKFNGCNHEFKNKVGNMQGMEGFQPVDDEDIPF, from the coding sequence ATGGCATTTTTTGAAGTAGATCATGATGATGTTTTTGAAGGTGGATTAATAGATGAAGGAGTTTATGAAGTTGTTGTAGGACAAGCATATGAGGATGCAGCTAAAACAGGAACTCAATTTATTAATTTACACCTAATAGTTAGGAATGACATAGAACAAAAATTTCAAAATAAATATATATTCGCAAGTATTTGGCAATCAAAACAAACTGGAGAATATCATAAAGGTATGTTGAATTCAGTTGCAAAAGCTTTACAAGTTCCAAATGGTAAAAAGTTTAATAGTCTTGAAGAATTATTAAATGAATTTAAAGGTAGAACTGCAAGAGTAACTGTAAAACATGAAGAATATAATGACAATACAAATGCAAGGGTTAAAAATTGGGACCAAAGTAAATTCAATGGATGTAATCATGAGTTTAAAAATAAGGTAGGAAATATGCAAGGGATGGAAGGTTTCCAACCTGTAGATGATGAAGATATACCATTTTAG
- a CDS encoding helix-turn-helix domain-containing protein encodes MKTNITVTPPETKDISKMIENHKKEIKRKTLNISELAKVLGISKDKARRLTHSKDFPVIILGVSRLTIISKLDEWLENNIGSELI; translated from the coding sequence ATGAAAACAAATATAACTGTGACACCACCAGAAACTAAAGATATATCTAAAATGATTGAAAATCATAAAAAAGAGATTAAAAGAAAAACACTTAATATTTCAGAATTAGCTAAGGTCTTAGGAATAAGTAAGGATAAAGCTAGAAGATTAACTCATTCTAAAGATTTCCCGGTTATTATTCTTGGAGTTTCAAGGCTCACTATTATATCAAAACTAGATGAGTGGTTAGAAAATAATATAGGGAGTGAGCTTATATGA
- a CDS encoding phage terminase small subunit P27 family: protein MENEIEIPKPPTILLKKGKQKYMQITNMLVEEGKWKPGDDIALSALCINYQRWMQAEKAIKKHKELCFETETGYRQQIPEISIANNAMKSMLSFIKEFALTPRERAKLKELIVNDTDDEEMEDMIVK from the coding sequence ATGGAAAATGAAATTGAAATACCTAAACCACCAACTATTTTACTTAAAAAAGGAAAACAAAAATATATGCAGATCACTAATATGCTAGTAGAAGAAGGTAAATGGAAACCTGGTGATGATATAGCCCTTTCAGCTCTTTGTATTAATTATCAAAGATGGATGCAGGCAGAAAAAGCAATAAAAAAACATAAAGAATTATGCTTTGAAACTGAAACTGGATATAGACAACAAATACCAGAAATAAGTATTGCAAATAATGCTATGAAATCAATGCTATCATTTATAAAAGAATTTGCTCTAACTCCACGTGAAAGGGCAAAGTTAAAAGAATTAATAGTAAATGATACAGATGATGAGGAGATGGAAGATATGATAGTTAAGTAG
- a CDS encoding HNH endonuclease — MPLVKICPRCSKIIDRELNYCKECTSRINKDYNRYERDMETQKIYNSKEWEIAKSKAENRDMGLCISCYHNKTIKYSQLVHHIIELKDDLSKAFDLNNLICLCESCHQKIHKVYKTKNKVKMQNLLRSLIKHTRGGY, encoded by the coding sequence ATGCCATTAGTTAAGATATGTCCTAGATGTAGCAAGATAATAGACAGAGAACTAAACTATTGCAAGGAATGTACTTCAAGGATTAATAAAGATTATAACAGATATGAAAGAGATATGGAGACACAGAAGATATATAATTCTAAGGAATGGGAGATAGCAAAGAGCAAAGCAGAGAATAGGGATATGGGATTATGTATATCATGCTATCATAATAAAACTATTAAGTATTCACAACTTGTTCATCACATCATAGAACTTAAAGATGATCTTTCAAAAGCCTTTGATTTAAATAATTTAATTTGTCTTTGTGAGTCTTGCCATCAAAAAATTCATAAAGTTTATAAGACTAAGAATAAAGTTAAAATGCAAAATTTACTTAGAAGTTTAATAAAACATACTAGAGGGGGGTACTAA
- a CDS encoding VRR-NUC domain-containing protein: protein MREKDIQNEIRLALRDIAIVFRINVGTFMSDTGRMVSTGVPKGFSDLFGVRKRDGKAFFIEVKNEKGRTSKYQDNFLRKMKENGAIVGVARSGSEAIKIIKEEIQQSFS, encoded by the coding sequence TTGAGAGAAAAAGATATTCAAAATGAAATTAGATTGGCTCTTAGAGATATTGCAATAGTATTTAGAATAAATGTTGGTACTTTTATGAGTGATACTGGAAGAATGGTATCGACTGGAGTACCAAAAGGATTTTCAGATTTGTTTGGAGTAAGAAAAAGAGATGGTAAAGCATTTTTTATAGAAGTTAAAAATGAAAAAGGTAGAACAAGTAAATATCAAGATAATTTCCTCAGAAAAATGAAAGAAAATGGAGCTATAGTGGGGGTGGCTAGAAGTGGATCAGAAGCAATTAAAATTATTAAAGAAGAAATACAACAAAGCTTTAGCTAG
- a CDS encoding host-nuclease inhibitor Gam family protein, which produces MNELRKIELEEIEQKEDFEMENINSANWALRKMQAIKIKEREVKALMNEEITRIKDWGNSELKSLEDSNNFFEGLLMKYYVEQKKIDPKFKISTPYGKVSSRKQQPKWIYNDEKAIESLKENNVKEFIRVKEELDKVNLKKEVQVLNNVFIENGEINENIDFLGDSTGIFIDKSNGLIIDTDIERKIEFYEEVILYKGKVIEGIKVEERPEKINIKVAE; this is translated from the coding sequence ATGAATGAATTAAGAAAAATTGAATTAGAAGAAATAGAACAAAAAGAAGATTTTGAGATGGAAAACATAAATAGTGCTAATTGGGCTTTAAGAAAAATGCAAGCTATAAAAATTAAAGAACGAGAAGTTAAAGCATTAATGAATGAAGAAATAACAAGAATTAAGGATTGGGGAAATAGTGAATTGAAATCATTAGAAGATAGTAATAATTTTTTTGAAGGATTATTAATGAAATACTATGTAGAACAAAAGAAGATAGATCCTAAGTTTAAAATATCAACTCCATATGGAAAAGTTTCAAGCAGAAAACAACAGCCTAAATGGATTTACAATGATGAGAAAGCAATAGAAAGTTTAAAAGAAAATAATGTGAAAGAATTTATTAGAGTAAAAGAAGAATTAGATAAAGTAAATCTTAAAAAAGAAGTACAAGTACTAAACAATGTATTTATAGAAAATGGAGAAATAAATGAAAATATTGATTTTTTAGGTGATTCTACTGGAATATTTATAGATAAATCAAATGGTTTAATTATAGATACTGATATAGAAAGAAAAATTGAGTTTTATGAAGAGGTAATTCTTTATAAAGGTAAAGTCATAGAAGGTATAAAAGTAGAAGAAAGACCAGAAAAAATTAATATAAAGGTGGCTGAATAA
- a CDS encoding antA/AntB antirepressor family protein has protein sequence MKELINITNENGNQAVSAKELYLGLGLDKTQWARWYKSNIINNEFFKKNLDWVGVRHNVEGNETMDFVINLEFAKHIAMMSRTEKSHMYRNYFIRCEKALKEIYHVSETALTNNVVNVLKETVANQIDESLSKYEENYRPTHANKINLNNYIKSGLGIDREDGEVDLVKQRVLMILDGEAWQDIPYKKLIENMRIIDESIRSVKQFRTKKQISFFEN, from the coding sequence ATGAAAGAGTTAATAAATATAACGAATGAAAATGGAAATCAAGCAGTATCTGCAAAAGAATTGTATTTAGGACTAGGTTTGGACAAGACTCAATGGGCAAGATGGTATAAGAGCAACATTATAAATAATGAATTTTTTAAAAAGAACCTTGACTGGGTAGGGGTTCGACATAATGTCGAAGGTAATGAAACAATGGATTTTGTAATTAATTTAGAATTTGCTAAACATATCGCTATGATGTCAAGAACTGAAAAATCTCATATGTATAGAAACTACTTCATTAGGTGTGAAAAAGCTTTAAAAGAGATTTATCACGTGTCAGAAACTGCACTTACTAATAATGTAGTAAATGTATTAAAAGAAACTGTGGCAAATCAAATAGATGAAAGCCTTTCAAAATATGAAGAAAATTATAGACCTACTCATGCAAACAAAATTAATCTTAATAACTATATAAAAAGTGGATTAGGAATAGACAGAGAAGATGGAGAAGTAGATTTAGTTAAACAAAGAGTATTGATGATATTAGATGGTGAAGCATGGCAAGATATACCTTATAAAAAATTGATAGAAAACATGAGAATTATTGATGAAAGTATAAGGAGTGTAAAACAGTTTAGAACTAAAAAACAAATAAGCTTTTTTGAAAATTAA
- a CDS encoding phage/plasmid primase, P4 family: MIPNELKQIKNWCVYKIVKDNDRPGKTKKLPINAKTGGYAQSNNPSTWCDYKTALAAIGKYGEGLGFFFSPPYFGVDIDDVGNAINQYKSGETDNIISEFIHSLGSYSEYSVSGNGIHIICKGELPAGGRRKANVEMYQNGRFFIMTGNIAAEYLDISNCTEEIKYLHAKYIGGIKENNNNIQPAPLDLDEQKIIDIALKSKQGQAFDTLYKGLWEGLYPSQSEADLAFCNMLAFWTGRNKFKMDSIFRKSGLYRPKWDSKRNQSTYGNYMLDKAIVDCREVFTPGSGIEDYGIMILDKKIKRYSYDDTGNADRFIDRFHDMARYSYIDRGWYYYNGRKWTFDNSGYIKGLTEKILKDMKKDLAYCNTEEEEKQFLKHLKYTRNNRGKNNMIKESEHRLSILPREFDKKKDIFNVMNGVVSLRDASLSNHRHDQHLSKISYVEYTDTIDAPMWEEFLEQIFDNDKELIDYIQKAVGYSMSGSTKEQCVFFCYGNGRNGKSTFLDIITAIMGDYATNIQPETIMVKNQQGTANSDIARLKGSRFVTTVEPNEGARINEGLLKQLTGGDTVTARHLYGKEFEFEPEFKLWMSTNHKPIIRGRDLGIWRRMHLIPFTVQIPDEKVDKNLKYKLKKELTGILNWAVEGCMKWQREGLEMPSAVADAVKDYKSEMDVITAFLEDCTEKGPGEVKSSVLYKAYTNWADENNEYKMSNTKFGKELSLRFNKKKTRGSNHYEGIRIVEEYQEYGLGGSLFNK, translated from the coding sequence ATGATACCAAATGAGTTAAAGCAAATAAAAAATTGGTGTGTTTATAAAATAGTAAAAGATAATGACAGACCAGGCAAAACTAAAAAACTACCTATTAATGCTAAAACAGGTGGATATGCACAAAGTAATAATCCATCTACATGGTGTGATTATAAGACTGCTTTAGCTGCTATTGGTAAATATGGAGAGGGATTAGGCTTTTTCTTCTCTCCTCCCTATTTTGGGGTTGATATTGATGACGTAGGAAATGCTATAAATCAATATAAATCAGGTGAAACAGATAATATAATTTCTGAATTTATACACAGTTTAGGAAGTTATTCGGAGTATTCTGTTAGTGGAAATGGAATACATATTATTTGTAAAGGTGAGTTACCTGCTGGTGGAAGAAGGAAAGCTAATGTTGAAATGTATCAAAATGGTAGGTTTTTTATTATGACTGGAAATATAGCAGCTGAATATTTAGATATTTCTAATTGTACCGAGGAAATAAAATATCTACACGCTAAATATATTGGAGGAATTAAAGAAAATAATAACAATATACAGCCAGCCCCTTTAGATTTAGATGAACAAAAGATAATAGATATAGCTTTGAAATCTAAACAAGGACAGGCTTTTGATACTTTATATAAAGGTTTATGGGAAGGTTTATATCCAAGCCAATCTGAAGCAGATTTAGCTTTTTGTAACATGTTAGCATTCTGGACTGGTAGAAATAAATTTAAAATGGATTCTATTTTTAGAAAAAGTGGATTATATAGACCAAAATGGGATAGTAAAAGGAATCAATCTACTTATGGAAATTATATGTTAGATAAGGCTATTGTAGATTGTAGAGAAGTTTTTACACCAGGTAGTGGAATTGAAGATTATGGAATTATGATCCTAGATAAAAAAATAAAAAGATACTCCTATGACGATACAGGAAATGCAGACAGATTTATAGATAGATTCCATGATATGGCGAGATATAGTTATATTGATAGAGGGTGGTATTACTATAATGGTCGAAAATGGACATTTGATAATTCAGGTTATATTAAAGGTCTAACAGAAAAAATACTAAAAGATATGAAAAAAGATTTAGCTTATTGTAATACAGAGGAAGAAGAGAAACAATTTTTAAAACATCTTAAATATACAAGAAATAACAGAGGTAAAAATAATATGATAAAAGAATCTGAACACAGATTGTCTATTTTACCTAGAGAATTTGATAAAAAGAAAGATATATTTAATGTTATGAATGGAGTAGTAAGTTTAAGAGATGCAAGTTTATCTAATCATAGACATGATCAGCATCTTTCTAAAATATCTTATGTAGAATATACAGATACAATAGATGCTCCAATGTGGGAAGAATTTCTTGAACAGATATTTGATAATGATAAAGAACTTATTGATTATATTCAAAAAGCAGTAGGATATTCTATGAGTGGATCTACTAAGGAACAATGTGTTTTCTTTTGTTATGGAAATGGAAGGAATGGTAAATCAACTTTCTTAGATATCATTACAGCTATTATGGGGGATTATGCTACTAATATACAACCCGAAACTATTATGGTAAAAAATCAGCAAGGAACTGCTAATAGTGATATAGCAAGACTTAAAGGATCTAGATTTGTAACAACTGTAGAACCTAATGAAGGGGCAAGAATAAATGAAGGTTTGTTAAAACAGCTTACTGGAGGGGATACGGTTACAGCTAGACATTTATATGGCAAAGAATTTGAATTCGAGCCTGAATTTAAGTTATGGATGTCTACAAATCATAAACCTATAATACGTGGTAGAGATTTAGGTATTTGGAGAAGGATGCATCTTATTCCCTTCACTGTTCAAATTCCAGATGAAAAAGTAGATAAAAATTTAAAATATAAACTTAAAAAAGAACTTACAGGCATATTAAATTGGGCAGTTGAAGGTTGTATGAAATGGCAGAGAGAGGGACTAGAAATGCCAAGTGCAGTTGCTGATGCAGTGAAAGATTATAAATCAGAAATGGATGTTATTACTGCTTTTCTAGAGGATTGTACAGAAAAAGGCCCAGGGGAAGTTAAATCAAGTGTATTATATAAAGCCTATACAAATTGGGCTGATGAAAATAATGAATATAAAATGAGTAACACAAAATTCGGAAAAGAACTATCATTAAGGTTTAATAAAAAAAAGACAAGAGGAAGTAATCATTACGAAGGAATAAGAATTGTAGAAGAATATCAAGAGTACGGTTTAGGAGGAAGTCTATTTAATAAATAA
- a CDS encoding helix-turn-helix transcriptional regulator gives MKIFLRDSSQIKEILLKSGFSQRSLGRKISISAGYINQIINGERNPSGKVAKDICQALKIDFDDIFFIKHDYKSNQKDFYEEKKKEMKK, from the coding sequence ATGAAAATTTTTTTGAGAGATTCTAGCCAAATAAAAGAAATATTATTAAAATCAGGTTTTTCACAACGTTCTTTAGGAAGAAAAATAAGTATATCAGCAGGTTACATTAATCAAATTATTAATGGAGAAAGAAATCCAAGTGGTAAAGTAGCCAAAGATATATGTCAGGCTCTTAAGATAGATTTTGACGATATTTTTTTTATAAAACATGATTACAAAAGTAATCAAAAAGATTTTTATGAAGAAAAGAAAAAGGAGATGAAAAAATAA
- a CDS encoding AAA family ATPase, producing the protein MSLEIKKATEIKKAKGTYLIYGPPGMGKTTALKFLHGKTLVLDVDRTTKVLRGAKNIDIAEIDNINTWKHWEETVIDLYENYQGVYDNIAVDNVSELERCILSDLGRQGKNKGVPNMGDYQYLQFKLVNSLRYMKNLNSNIIWTAWETTDSFQDANGQQFNRSFPQINGKILNNVLGLCDVVGKLTINKEDKRGFILSATNSTYAKNQLDSRGGCLQEELIVSGTKEVSKKSNK; encoded by the coding sequence ATGAGTTTAGAAATTAAAAAAGCTACAGAAATTAAAAAAGCTAAAGGAACATATTTAATATATGGGCCTCCAGGAATGGGAAAAACTACTGCTTTAAAATTTTTACATGGTAAAACATTAGTGTTGGATGTAGATAGAACCACGAAAGTTTTAAGAGGTGCTAAAAATATAGATATAGCAGAAATAGATAATATTAACACTTGGAAACATTGGGAAGAGACTGTAATAGATTTATACGAAAATTATCAAGGTGTATATGACAATATAGCAGTTGACAATGTGTCAGAACTAGAAAGATGTATTCTATCTGATTTAGGGAGACAAGGGAAAAATAAAGGTGTTCCAAATATGGGAGATTACCAATATTTACAGTTTAAGTTAGTTAACTCTCTTAGATATATGAAAAACTTAAATTCTAATATTATTTGGACTGCTTGGGAAACTACAGATTCTTTTCAAGATGCTAATGGTCAACAGTTTAATAGATCATTTCCACAAATTAATGGAAAAATATTAAACAATGTTTTGGGATTATGTGATGTTGTAGGTAAGTTAACTATTAATAAAGAAGATAAAAGAGGTTTTATATTATCTGCTACAAATTCAACTTATGCTAAAAATCAATTAGATAGTAGAGGGGGTTGTTTACAAGAGGAGTTGATTGTAAGTGGAACTAAGGAAGTATCAAAAAAATCTAATAAATAA
- a CDS encoding DEAD/DEAH box helicase family protein, with amino-acid sequence MELRKYQKNLINKVRQAYLKGYKSPCIVSPCGSGKSVMIAEISKKATAKKNRVLFLVHRKELKDQIRETFEWWGVDLDYVEIGMVQTIVRRLEKTIPPSLIITDENHHSLANSYKKIYKYFPNAKLVGFTATPIRLNGGGLGEINDKLVIGPTVSELIEWGNLAPFKYYAPEIIDTSKLKVRRGEYVSKDIEDMFENKAIWGDVIKHYKKLSDGKQAICYCSGIKQSKRMEKEFNENNIVAKHIDAKTPKSERDAVIEKFRRGEIKVLCNVDLISEGFDVPDCNTAILLRPTQSLALYIQQSMRAMRYKEGKTAIIIDHVGNVGRFGTPDMEREWSLEPKKGSNNTIKEENPVKQCQECFYTVERNIKVCPECGFEFGQEEKEVEQVESELVEIDSIAGFTTDYRKPEDCKNMGELYKLAKHKGYKPGWAYFQGKLLGFVK; translated from the coding sequence GTGGAACTAAGGAAGTATCAAAAAAATCTAATAAATAAAGTAAGACAAGCTTATTTAAAAGGATATAAAAGTCCTTGCATTGTAAGTCCTTGTGGTTCTGGTAAGTCAGTTATGATTGCAGAAATTTCAAAAAAAGCTACTGCTAAGAAAAATAGAGTCCTGTTCTTAGTCCATAGAAAAGAATTAAAGGACCAAATAAGAGAAACATTTGAGTGGTGGGGAGTAGATTTAGATTATGTAGAAATAGGCATGGTTCAAACAATAGTGAGAAGATTAGAAAAAACTATTCCTCCAAGCTTAATTATTACAGATGAAAATCACCATTCATTAGCAAATAGTTATAAAAAAATATATAAATATTTTCCTAATGCTAAACTAGTAGGTTTTACTGCTACTCCTATAAGACTAAATGGTGGAGGTTTAGGCGAAATAAATGACAAATTAGTTATTGGCCCTACAGTTAGTGAATTAATTGAATGGGGTAATTTAGCACCTTTTAAATATTATGCTCCTGAAATTATAGATACTTCTAAATTAAAAGTTAGAAGAGGAGAATATGTATCTAAAGATATTGAAGATATGTTTGAAAATAAAGCTATTTGGGGGGATGTGATTAAGCATTATAAAAAGCTTTCTGATGGCAAGCAAGCTATTTGTTATTGTTCAGGAATTAAGCAAAGCAAGAGGATGGAAAAAGAATTCAATGAAAATAATATAGTAGCTAAACATATTGATGCTAAAACTCCTAAATCTGAAAGAGATGCAGTAATAGAAAAATTTAGGCGAGGAGAAATAAAAGTTTTATGTAATGTAGATTTAATTTCTGAAGGTTTTGATGTACCTGATTGTAATACTGCTATACTTCTAAGACCTACACAGTCGTTAGCATTATACATTCAACAGTCTATGAGGGCTATGAGATATAAGGAAGGTAAGACAGCTATAATAATAGACCATGTAGGTAATGTAGGAAGGTTTGGAACTCCGGATATGGAGAGAGAATGGAGTCTAGAACCTAAGAAAGGATCTAACAATACTATCAAAGAAGAAAATCCAGTTAAACAATGTCAGGAATGCTTCTACACTGTTGAGAGAAATATTAAAGTATGTCCAGAATGTGGATTTGAGTTTGGTCAGGAAGAAAAAGAAGTTGAACAGGTTGAAAGTGAATTAGTTGAAATAGATTCTATAGCAGGATTTACAACTGATTATAGAAAACCTGAAGATTGCAAGAACATGGGAGAATTATATAAGTTAGCTAAACATAAAGGATATAAACCAGGATGGGCATATTTTCAAGGTAAGTTATTAGGATTTGTAAAGTAA